TTCAAACCACCTATAGCCGCACAGGGGTTCCTGATGGTTTGCGTGTGGTAATAGACCAACAAATTAACGACCTGGAATTAAGGCTGCAAAAAACCTTGGAGCAGCTTGTGGATTCCATCTTTAACATGGTTGGTTATGTATTAAACATTGTTCTGGCCCCGGTGTTGGCTTTCTACATCTTAAAAGACCTAGATAAATTCAAGTTATGGATAGAAAGCAGGTTTCCGGAAAAATATTTCCCCGGCCTGTGGTCGCTGTCCAGGCAGATAAACACAGTGCTGAGCAGTTTTATTCGCGGCCATCTAATATTAATGGTTTTTGTGGGCACCTTAACCGGCCTTGCCATGGTTCTTTTGGGTGTTGAATATGCGGTGATGCTGGGGATTATTGCCGGTTTGACAGAATTAATACCCTACTTTGGCCCCTTTATAGGTGCAGTGCCGGCGGTGGCCATCGCACTGCTGCATTCAAAGGTGTTGGCTTTAAAAGTAGTGTTGGCAATAATTGTAATTCAACAAATTGAAAGTTATATTATAGCGCCCAAGGTATTGGGCCACAGCGTTGGACTGCATCCCTTAACCATTATTTTGGTATTACTGGCCGGTTTAGAGTTTTATGGGGTGGTGGGCATGTTGTTGGCGGTGCCGGTGGCCGCAATTATTCGGGTATTGCTTGTTCATGGCTATCAGTTTTTTTCTAAGATCTATTAGTTCTTTTATTGGTGTTCTTGACACATGCGAGGAATATTCTGTATAATAATCGCAAAAGAACGCTGAAGATAGTAACCTTTCCGCCCCCACAAAAGGTCCATTGGGAGGGAAGGTTTTTCTGTTATATAGGAATTACATAGACTGGAGGAAATACCATTGACCGGTAACGAAATTAGGGAGAAATACTTAAAGTTTTTTGAAGAGCGCGGGCATCAAATACTGCCCAGTGCGTCGCTAATTCCCCACAACGACCCAAGTATACTATGGACTGCAGCGGGCATGGTGCCTTTTAAGCCATATTTTACGGGAAAAGCCACCCCCGAGAATCTGCGGGTTACCACTTGCCAAAAATGTTTGCGCACTCCGGACATTGAAGAGGTGGGAAAAACAGCGCGACATCACACCTTTTTTGAAATGCTGGGAAACTTTTCCTTTGGAGATTATTTTAAGGAAAAGGCCATTCCCTGGGCGTGGGAGTTTGTAACATCGGTGCTGGCTTTGCCAAAGGAGAAACTTTGGGTAACAATTTACATGGATGATGACGAAGCCTTTGATATTTGGCATAAAGAGGTTGGGGTGCCCAAGGATAGAATTGTACGCATGGGCAAGGACACAAATTATTGGGAAATCGGTGTCGGTCCCTGCGGCCCATGTTCAGAAATCTATATTGATTTGGGTGAAGAGAGGGGCTGCGGCAGTAAGGATTGTGCCGTTGGCTGCGACTGTGATCGCTATCTGGAGATTTGGAACCTGGTGTTTATTCAGTTTTACCGTGATGAAGAGGGGAACTATTCACCCCTGGAAAACAAGGGTATTGATACGGGCATGGGTTTGG
This portion of the Desulfofalx alkaliphila DSM 12257 genome encodes:
- a CDS encoding AI-2E family transporter → MAFRQSKRIYKYLFFALLLFAGLYFVYLIRGLLLAMVLALILVYLLYPVVRSMEARGTHPVLAILLAYAGVSIVAAAVMMYGIPRLVLQLHLLVDMLPTYTAQVEQLMIDIQTTYSRTGVPDGLRVVIDQQINDLELRLQKTLEQLVDSIFNMVGYVLNIVLAPVLAFYILKDLDKFKLWIESRFPEKYFPGLWSLSRQINTVLSSFIRGHLILMVFVGTLTGLAMVLLGVEYAVMLGIIAGLTELIPYFGPFIGAVPAVAIALLHSKVLALKVVLAIIVIQQIESYIIAPKVLGHSVGLHPLTIILVLLAGLEFYGVVGMLLAVPVAAIIRVLLVHGYQFFSKIY